From a single Miscanthus floridulus cultivar M001 chromosome 8, ASM1932011v1, whole genome shotgun sequence genomic region:
- the LOC136477695 gene encoding uncharacterized protein, with protein MKPTTSAAAAAAAVTTDDPSPSPSDSTSATFTVDRRGDASASCRWTLPDFPRTRARTFYSRYFEVGGFDCRLLLYPRGDSQALPGYLSLYLQVLDPKTPVSSSSSTTTTTSSKWDCFLSYRLSVVHPTDPAKSLGRDSWHRFSSKKRSHGWCDFAPSSSAAILFQPHDALVIAADISVLSEAASFADADGRFTWKVLNFGLFREMIRTQKIMSPAFFPAAASAGGTDCGLRISVYQSNVSGAEHLSVCLESKEPVVQVASGSSASVLASGGTGSGVPDGDRGCWCLFRISILNQRSGGSHIHKDSYGRFGADSASLGWGEYIKMDEFLAADSGYLVDGAVVFSASVHVIKESNSFTRSLPMVPGICGASGGRAGARKSDGHFGKFVWRIESFTRLKELLKKRKIVGLCIKSRRFQVGNRDCRIIVYPRGQSQPPCHLSVFLEVTDPRNTTTEWSCFVSHRLSVINQKVEEKSITKESQNRYSKSAKDWGWREFVTLTSLFDQDAGFLVQDTVVFSAEVLILKETATMQELTDEDSEICSSTYGCQIEALPKRPSFTWKVENFLSFKEIMESRKIFSKFFQAGGCELRIGVYESFDTICIYLESDQSSGYDPDKNFWVHYKMAIVNQKNSAKTVCKESSICTKTWNNSVLQFMKTSDMVDTDAGFLVRDTVIFTCEIIDCCPWFDFSDLEVWASDDDQDELSTDPDELVDSEDSEDMSGDEEDIFQSLLSRAGFSLTYEDNYTQPQVTLREKILTDATAIAGFLTGLRVYLDNPAKVKRMLLPTKVSTKSGGKKDASKCDSSSSSTSLISLLMGVSALKQAIIDLLLDIMVECCQPSEESGSSASTKASPDSNGASSPPELSVEGELTDCACNDVYARVESNSDDIRDSPAMRNTDLAATEIAVNNLEHSCFPPETSAADLPADEGPELASWSKWPEQSEELLGLIVNSLRALDSAVPHGCCEPRRRPQAVRKIALVLDKAPKQLQQDLISLVPKLVDGSEHSLAACALLDHLQKPDAEPSLRLPVFGALSELELESDIWKQASVHALELLSDSNDEPLVAAITYVLKAASQCQHLSVAVRAVRLRLKDLGTEVPHCVLDFLSKTIQTQPDVAEAILKDIDSDCEPENNCLSSTSPCSTCSTDGLSAEGMYSWQEQAVHGRSHLSDVFALIEMLSMPGLFVEVAQVFERALLRGSFGLQLVAMVLERRHSYRSSSKSGSVVNDSQNKQVLLDGQFEPLSVQENDFTSVLALGEVLSLSTETKVQDFVRMLYAIIFKIYAEDHYRYRILKGLVDRATNTSDNCRAVDIDMDVLVFLVKEEYGIARPVLNMMREVAEVAQADRANLWHQICATEDENIRLREDMEMEQTNFTNEKIALNQQRTELEATNGGLRSELKAERDRFTHEKKALSDQMREIENQLEWVRSEKGDQIAKLSAEKRNLHDRLNDAESQLSLVKARKREELKKVTKEKNTLAERLKNAEASRKRFDDELKRYAAETQTREEIRKSLENEVRRLTQTVGQTEGEKKEKEEQITRCEAYIDGMESKLQVCQQYIRTLETSLQEEMARHAPLYGVGVESLSLDELEALANIHEQSLRQIKAIQQRKGSSHLLGGPALSHIPALFSSPPSVAVGPPASRIPTSPMAPNGAGIHGNGQLNGATGRWFNPS; from the exons ATGAAGCCCACCActtccgccgccgcggcggcggcggcggtcaccACCGATGACCCTTCCCCTTCGCCGTCCGACTCCACGTCGGCGACGTTCACGGTCGACCGCCGCGGGGACGCCTCCGCCTCCTGCCGGTGGACGCTCCCGGACTTCCCCCGCACCCGCGCCCGCACCTTCTACAGCCGGTACTTCGAGGTCGGCGGCTTCGACTGCCGCCTCCTCCTCTACCCGCGCGGCGACTCGCAGGCGCTGCCGGGGTACCTCTCCCTCTACCTACAGGTCCTCGACCCCAAAACCCcggtgtcgtcgtcgtcatccacCACGACAACCACCTCCTCCAAATGGGACTGCTTCCTCAGCTACCGCCTCTCCGTCGTGCACCCCACCGATCCCGCCAAGTCGCTGGGCCGCGATTCCTGGCACCGATTCTCGTCCAAGAAGCGCTCCCACGGCTGGTGCGATTTTgcgccctcctcctccgccgccatcCTCTTCCAGCCCCACGACGCCCTCGTCATTGCTGCTGACATATCTGTGCTCTCCGAGGCGGCCTCCTTCGCCGATGCCGACGGTCGTTTTACCTGGAAGGTGCTGAATTTTGGCCTCTTCCGAGAAATGATCCGCACACAGAAGATCATGAGCCCTGCATTCTTCCCTGCCGCTGCCTCTGCTGGCGGGACTGACTGCGGGCTCCGGATTAGCGTCTATCAGAGCAATGTCTCTGGCGCAGAGCATTTATCTGTTTGTCTGGAAAGCAAGGAGCCCGTTGTGCAGGTAGCATCTGGGTCATCGGCATCGGTATTGGCATCAGGTGGTACAGGGAGTGGTGTGCCAGATGGTGATCGCGGGTGCTGGTGTCTTTTCCGCATTTCGATCCTTAATCAGAGGTCTGGTGGGAGCCATATCCACAAGGACTCGTATGGTCGGTTTGGGGCGGACAGTGCCAGTCTAGGTTGGGGAGAATACATCAAGATGGATGAGTTTTTGGCTGCTGATAGCGGATACCTGGTAGATGGAGCTGTGGTGTTTAGTGCCTCAGTGCATGTCATAAAAGAGTCAAACTCATTCACTCGGAGCTTGCCAATGGTTCCCGGAATATGTGGTGCTAGTGGTGGGCGTGCTGGGGCTAGGAAGTCAGATGGACACTTTGGGAAGTTTGTGTGGAGGATTGAAAGCTTCACAAGACTCAAGGAGCTTCTCAAAAAGCGCAAGATCGTGGGTCTATGTATCAAAAGCAGACGGTTTCAAGTTGGGAATCGAGACTGCCGTATTATTGTTTATCCACGGG GGCAGTCTCAACCACCATGCCACCTGTCAGTGTTTCTGGAAGTTACAGATCCCCGAAATACAACTACTGAATGGAGTTGCTTTGTGAGCCATCGTCTCTCTGTCATCAACCAAAAAGTGGAGGAGAAGTCGATCACGAAAGAGTCTCAGAATCGTTACTCTAAGTCAGCGAAAGATTGGGGTTGGCGCGAATTTGTGACATTAACTAGCCTCTTTGATCAGGATGCAGGTTTTCTCGTGCAGGATACTGTTGTGTTTTCAGCCGAGGTTCTCATTCTGAAGGAAACAGCAACTATGCAAGAGCTTACCGATGAAGATTCTGAAATATGCAGTTCAACTTATGGATGTCAGATTGAAGCTTTACCAAAGCGGCCATCATTCACATGGAAAGTGGAAAATTTCTTGTCTTTTAAGGAGATTATGGAGTCCAGAAAGATTTTTAGTAAATTTTTTCAGGCTGGGGGTTGTGAGCTGCGGATAG GTGTATATGAGTCGTTTGATACGATCTGCATATACTTGGAGAGTGATCAGTCATCTGGGTATGATCCTGATAAGAACTTTTGGGTACATTATAAAATGGCTATAGTTAATCAGAAGAATTCTGCAAAAACTGTGTGCAAGGAATCTTCAATCTGCACGAAAACATGGAATAATTCTGTTCTCCAGTTTATGAAGACTTCGGACATGGTTGACACTGATGCTGGCTTTCTTGTTCGGGACACTGTTATTTTCACTTGTGAAATCATAGACTGTTGCCCATGGTTTGATTTCTCTGATCTTGAG GTTTGGGCCTCAGATGATGACCAGGATGAATTGTCGACAGATCCTGATGAACTTGTTGATTCCGAAGATAGCGAAGATATGAGTGGTGATGAGGAGGATATTTTCCAGAGCCTCCTCTCGAGAGCTGGATTTTCTCTTACATACGAAGATAACTATACTCAACCACAGGTTACTTTAAGAGAGAAAATTCTAACAGATGCTACTGCGATAGCTGGATTCCTTACTGGTCTGCGTGTTTATCTGGATAACCCAGCAAAAGTTAAGCGTATGCTTCTTCCAACCAAAGTATCCACCAAGAGTGGTGGAAAGAAAGATGCTTCAAAGTGTGATTCAAGCTCAAGCTCCACAAGTCTCATTAGCTTGCTGATGGGGGTTAGTGCCTTGAAGCAGGCTATCATAGATTTGCTTCTAGATATAATGGTTGAGTGTTGCCAACCTTCAGAAGAAAGTGGTTCCTCAGCAAGCACTAAAGCTTCTCCTGATTCAAATGGGGCTAGCTCTCCACCAGAGCTTAGCGTTGAAGGTGAACTAACAGATTGTGCATGCAATGATGTGTATGCGAGGGTGGAATCTAATAGTGATGATATTCGCGATAGTCCTGCAATGCGTAATACAGATTTGGCTGCAACTGAGATCGCTGTAAATAATCTAGAACATTCCTGTTTTCCTCCAGAAACATCTGCTGCTGATTTGCCAGCAGATGAAGGCCCCGAGCTGGCTTCCTGG TCAAAATGGCCAGAGCAATCAGAGGAACTGTTAGGGTTGATTGTTAATTCATTGAGGGCATTGGACAGCGCTGTCCCACATGGATGCTGTGAACCAAGAAGGCGGCCCCAGGCTGTCCGAAAGATTGCACTTGTCCTCGACAAAGCTCCAAAACAGCTCCAGCAAGATTTGATTTCCCTTGTACCAAAGTTGGTGGATGGTTCGGAACACTCCCTTGCAGCTTGTGCCCTGTTAGATCATCTTCAAAAGCCAGATGCAGAGCCTTCATTGAGATTGCCA GTTTTTGGTGCTCTTTCTGAGTTAGAACTTGAAAGTGATATCTGGAAACAAGCATCTGTTCATGCACTTGAATTATTGTCTGACTCAAATGATGAGCCTCTTGTAGCTGCCATTACTTATGTTCTTAAGGCGGCATCACAGTGTCAGCATCTTTCTGTAGCG GTTAGAGCTGTTAGATTGAGATTGAAAGATTTGGGAACTGAAGTTCCACATTGCGTGCTTGACTTTTTGTCTAAAACAATTCAAACCCAGCCAGATGTAGCTGAAGCTatattgaaggatattgattctGATTGTGAGCCTGAAAACAACTGCCTATCATCAACATCGCCTTGTAGTACTTGTTCTACAGATGGGCTTTCAGCTGAAGGGATGTATTCTTGGCAAGAGCAAGCTGTGCATGGAAGAAGTCATCTATCAGATGTTTTTGCACTGATAGAAATGTTATCAATGCCTGGATTATTTGTTGAAGTCGCACAGGTTTTTGAGAGGGCTTTATTGCGAGGGTCCTTTGGTCTACAATTAGTAGCCATGGTGCTGGAAAGAAGACATTCTTACAGGTCAAGTTCAAAGTCTGGGTCTGTTGTGAATGATTCACAGAACAAACAAGTTCTGTTAGATGGGCAGTTTGAACCTTTATCTGTCCAAGAAAATGATTTCACTTCAGTCCTTGCACTTGGTGAGGTATTATCTCTATCTACAGAAACGAAGGTTCAAGATTTTGTGCGGATGCTTTACGCTATCATATTTAAGATCTATGCCGAGGATCATTATAGATATAGAATTCTTAAGGGCCTTGTTGATCGAGCAACAAATACATCAGATAACTGCCGAGCAGTTGACATCGATATGGATGTCTTGGTATTTCTTGTTAAGGAGGAGTATGGGATCGCGAGACCTGTTTTGAACATGATGCGTGAGGTTGCTGAAGTTGCTCAGGCTGACCGTGCAAATCTTTGGCACCAAATATGTGCTACTGAAGATGAAAATATTCGTCTTCGAGAGGACATGGAAATGGAGCAAACAAATTTCACCAACGAAAAGATTGCACTAAACCAACAGCGAACTGAGTTGGAGGCAACTAATGGCGGTCTAAGG TCTGAGCTAAAAGCTGAGAGGGATCGTTTTACTCATGAGAAGAAGGCATTATCCGATCAGATGCGAGAGATTGAGAATCAGTTGGAATGGGTGCGATCAGAGAAAGGTGATCAGATTGCAAAGCTCTCTGCTGAAAAGAGGAATCTTCATGATCGTCTTAATGATGCAGAGTCACAACTCTCCTTGGTGAAAGCACGGAAACGTGAAGAATTAAAG AAAGTGACAAAGGAGAAAAATACATTAGCAGAACGGCTGAAGAATGCTGAAGCTTCAAGGAAAAGGTTTGACGATGAATTAAAACGTTATGCAGCTGAAACACAGACTCGTGAAGAAATTCGAAAATCACTTGAGAATGAAGTGAGAAGGCTGACACAGACAGTTGGGCAAACAGAgggagaaaaaaaggaaaaagaagagcAAATTACTCGTTGTGAAGCATACATTGATGGCATGGAATCCAAACTGCAAGTTTGCCAG CAATACATTCGGACACTTGAAACGTCACTCCAAGAAGAGATGGCCCGGCATGCTCCACTATATGGTGTTGGCGTCGAATCATTGTCGTTGGATGAGCTGGAGGCACTTGCAAACATCCACGAGCAGAGTTTAAGGCAGATCAAAGCTATCCAGCAAAGGAAAGGTAGCAGCCATCTCTTGGGTGGCCCTGCCCTTTCTCACATCCCCGCCTTATTCTCCTCGCCTCCTTCAGTGGCAGTTGGCCCTCCGGCTTCACGGATCCCCACATCCCCAATGGCACCCAACGGTGCAGGGATCCATGGGAATGGGCAACTGAACGGTGCGACGGGCCGCTGGTTCAATCCGAGCTGA